In Winkia neuii, a genomic segment contains:
- a CDS encoding DUF5979 domain-containing protein — protein sequence MRFTNSEGDEPLARKIAAGQLPKQVPIYYNCRFMADPTKPPELPEKNQGSYPGYVGAGYVSVPTTGGKVSVGKVAGKDAWPVGTHCLFSTTPPTGTNTPAGAKPVNVPGFEVEHSVTSNICSEDAAARPKNAKPCKGDYFWVHSGGEHQVRITQDLKRLHGQVRLAKVLTGNAQGEGIGHKFAMRLECEDEGIKLPVAGSSQSYAFSLAHGSPKLIDGVPAGANCKVIEEQTDLPNASVITPEPIAIAPITDVNRVVDVRVNNQLDFKLGTLKIAHATNFGPNLTEKDLQEKLVQARKEITVSCQAPGNSQTVTQNVSIDGDGEVVLPNEIPAGSRCSVLSRPEILTGRKVDYTSHSAEVVVGANQTKTVQISTTYSLPKAGAIKISPRVRQRPQYELLSKKVPRAATGTLTCGAIEKQISLDLTTESASTLEGGDLPENTSCTMRITLGRNPLLKSYSQAKIGEDARDRVKGDTTSFSFTSPSRDGALNIEFDVWFEVARAELTLTSSADVYTNAYKSEQKIPVPAEWKNALFARDDGEFKVQASLSCNYSEAGKTENEKVPIELLPREENVTTVPAPIGWKCELTSEPGSLRIPGADLESANWTIASSDRAVGESHHAWQVDGPARATLNAAYRMQLASFNVKKKVGGEGVAIVSGAKQFAVNISCALNGHNIPIPAPRKVPDTNYDAAATFATDLQARLASVAPTQQIGIGRFQQGEWNPVDAIPAGAKCVLEETDDSAHVDNTSVYRYWEVSEGYRGREPSHNCDENSKVCRPLVGRSIGTTEVSLPRDKAPAANEFYKAAVDARKRLIETPSGKKEVPANPTVPQTLPENFAGTMVVWNNYDFQKTEVQVGLRVSGSGALLMKEKDFSARLYCRPPVTLTEAEQDELPEGANSAGIIQAELQFSARGDHFEPVVAAQQIPVGYSCALAQRALPTYDTEVTAKIEKDPTQPTTTVGADQLREFFSYAGGKKSLVDVDTNLAISDSDQVLLAFRVHPSLSGPGFPYPRTKFTITDRIDRKAGKLSVRHVLDTPDGVGRKSIGKALLADGKVGYTLHYRCEDAFVKDKNGKPAVTSGSVELPAQSELQLFGTSRFMPASSTCTLWHTNALADPLPEYKGEVKVLPSATLSTSLGEQPFGGIGEGEISSVRLSTALGYPNGALATFVDDYFYGVSTFQVGTAVVGKRKDDVEVSGLHYDYQCAWPHLPGPDDLKKLTGKIEPVVAGTYASLPSMPQAATCKVSSRKPTPKRYVKMLTHWVDWQGEIAPAARAGRSERAASRESTPEPELEEGDPLLSAEFKAAPRTELTSDPFSFTLDRNKPKGVVLYTALNNGAKVAIQKVDPKGNVVPGATFELYKEGTPDQAEKLVKDKDTAGTYLPLEELDPGSYYLLNTNGGAHAGEQLPFPYKFTVASGGSDGTITLSEQTRNSGLVQLFTPDGTNSSGGADSLPPTGRWTIQLADVSVGNLPLTGGARPWVILAGLALLVAGAVRAFKQK from the coding sequence GTGCGTTTTACAAATTCTGAGGGCGACGAGCCCCTGGCCCGGAAGATCGCAGCGGGCCAGCTACCAAAACAGGTACCGATTTACTACAACTGCAGGTTCATGGCCGATCCTACGAAGCCTCCTGAACTACCTGAGAAGAATCAGGGCTCCTACCCGGGATACGTTGGGGCCGGGTATGTGAGCGTTCCTACTACTGGCGGCAAAGTTAGTGTCGGTAAAGTGGCCGGTAAAGACGCGTGGCCGGTGGGTACTCACTGCCTGTTCTCTACGACGCCGCCAACCGGCACTAATACTCCTGCCGGAGCGAAACCGGTGAATGTGCCCGGCTTTGAAGTGGAGCACTCAGTTACGTCCAATATTTGTTCAGAAGATGCAGCTGCGAGGCCGAAGAACGCTAAACCGTGTAAAGGCGATTATTTCTGGGTGCACTCCGGTGGAGAACACCAGGTGCGCATCACCCAGGATCTCAAGAGGCTTCATGGGCAGGTACGACTAGCTAAGGTCCTGACCGGCAACGCCCAAGGTGAAGGTATCGGACATAAGTTCGCCATGCGTCTTGAGTGCGAAGACGAGGGAATAAAACTACCGGTGGCCGGCAGTTCCCAAAGTTACGCCTTCTCGCTGGCCCACGGCAGCCCGAAACTAATAGATGGCGTGCCCGCTGGGGCCAATTGCAAGGTGATTGAAGAACAAACTGACCTACCCAACGCAAGTGTAATCACACCCGAGCCGATCGCGATTGCTCCAATAACTGACGTGAACCGGGTGGTCGATGTCCGAGTAAATAACCAGCTGGACTTCAAACTTGGAACATTGAAGATTGCGCACGCTACTAACTTCGGTCCAAACCTGACTGAGAAAGATTTACAGGAGAAGCTGGTTCAGGCTCGCAAAGAGATAACCGTTTCCTGCCAGGCACCTGGTAACTCCCAAACTGTTACCCAAAATGTCTCAATAGACGGTGACGGTGAGGTAGTCCTGCCCAACGAGATTCCCGCCGGCTCAAGATGTTCAGTTTTGTCCAGGCCCGAAATCCTCACGGGTAGAAAGGTCGACTACACCTCCCACAGCGCAGAGGTAGTTGTGGGGGCAAACCAGACAAAAACCGTGCAGATTAGTACCACCTATTCGTTACCAAAGGCGGGAGCCATAAAGATTTCGCCTAGAGTGCGTCAGCGCCCTCAGTACGAATTGTTAAGTAAGAAGGTTCCCCGGGCGGCTACCGGCACACTCACATGTGGGGCGATCGAGAAGCAGATTAGTTTGGATCTGACCACCGAATCAGCGAGTACTCTTGAGGGCGGTGACCTGCCTGAAAATACGTCTTGCACCATGCGAATTACGTTAGGGCGCAACCCGTTGCTGAAGAGCTACAGCCAGGCCAAAATTGGTGAAGATGCCCGCGACCGGGTGAAAGGTGATACGACGAGTTTCTCCTTCACCTCGCCTTCGCGTGATGGTGCTTTGAATATCGAATTCGACGTGTGGTTTGAGGTCGCCAGAGCTGAGCTGACACTGACCTCAAGTGCTGACGTCTACACCAATGCCTATAAGAGTGAGCAGAAGATTCCTGTACCCGCAGAATGGAAGAACGCGCTTTTTGCCCGTGATGACGGAGAATTCAAGGTACAGGCGAGTCTGTCCTGCAACTACAGTGAGGCGGGAAAAACCGAGAACGAAAAAGTCCCAATTGAGCTGCTGCCCAGGGAAGAAAACGTCACTACAGTGCCCGCGCCCATTGGGTGGAAGTGCGAGCTCACCTCGGAGCCAGGGTCGTTGCGGATTCCCGGAGCCGATCTTGAGTCGGCGAATTGGACCATAGCTTCGTCCGACCGGGCTGTAGGCGAGTCACACCATGCTTGGCAGGTTGATGGTCCGGCAAGAGCAACCCTAAATGCCGCCTACCGGATGCAGCTGGCTTCCTTCAACGTGAAGAAGAAAGTCGGCGGCGAGGGCGTAGCTATCGTCTCTGGGGCTAAGCAGTTTGCTGTGAATATTTCGTGTGCGCTGAATGGGCACAATATTCCTATTCCTGCTCCGCGAAAGGTCCCCGATACCAATTACGATGCCGCAGCGACGTTCGCAACAGATTTGCAAGCGAGATTGGCTAGTGTGGCACCTACTCAGCAAATTGGGATAGGTCGTTTCCAACAGGGGGAGTGGAATCCGGTAGACGCCATTCCGGCAGGTGCCAAATGCGTGCTGGAAGAAACCGATGATTCGGCTCACGTAGATAACACTTCTGTATATCGCTATTGGGAAGTATCGGAAGGGTACCGAGGCCGCGAGCCTTCCCATAACTGTGACGAGAATTCGAAGGTTTGCCGTCCTCTTGTGGGGCGCTCAATTGGAACGACGGAGGTGTCCCTACCCAGAGATAAGGCGCCTGCTGCCAATGAGTTCTATAAGGCAGCGGTGGATGCGCGCAAGCGGTTGATCGAAACTCCGTCTGGAAAGAAGGAAGTGCCCGCCAATCCGACGGTGCCACAGACTTTGCCCGAGAATTTTGCGGGAACTATGGTCGTGTGGAACAACTATGACTTCCAAAAGACAGAGGTCCAGGTTGGTTTGCGCGTAAGTGGTAGCGGTGCACTCCTTATGAAGGAGAAGGACTTTTCTGCCCGGCTTTATTGCCGCCCACCGGTAACTTTGACCGAGGCGGAGCAGGACGAATTGCCTGAGGGCGCCAATAGTGCGGGAATTATCCAGGCAGAGCTCCAGTTCAGTGCGCGAGGTGACCATTTCGAGCCGGTCGTAGCAGCGCAGCAAATCCCAGTCGGCTACTCCTGTGCGTTGGCCCAGCGGGCTCTGCCAACTTATGACACTGAGGTTACGGCGAAGATTGAGAAGGATCCGACACAGCCAACCACCACGGTAGGGGCAGACCAGCTGCGGGAGTTCTTCAGCTACGCAGGTGGGAAGAAATCGCTGGTAGATGTAGACACTAATCTTGCGATTTCTGACAGCGATCAGGTTTTGCTCGCTTTCAGAGTTCACCCGTCGCTCTCGGGGCCGGGCTTTCCTTATCCCAGGACTAAATTTACGATAACTGACCGGATTGACCGCAAAGCGGGCAAGCTTTCGGTTCGCCATGTACTAGATACTCCTGACGGGGTTGGTCGAAAGTCCATAGGCAAGGCCCTGTTAGCAGACGGCAAGGTGGGTTATACCTTGCACTACAGGTGTGAGGACGCCTTTGTAAAGGATAAGAATGGCAAGCCTGCTGTAACTTCCGGTTCAGTTGAGTTGCCGGCTCAAAGTGAGTTACAGCTCTTCGGGACGAGCCGTTTTATGCCGGCAAGTTCTACGTGTACGCTTTGGCACACGAATGCGCTGGCAGATCCGTTACCTGAGTATAAGGGCGAGGTAAAAGTACTCCCGTCTGCTACTTTATCCACATCTCTTGGGGAGCAGCCTTTCGGGGGAATAGGCGAGGGCGAGATATCTTCTGTGAGGCTGTCTACTGCTCTGGGTTACCCGAATGGTGCTTTGGCAACCTTTGTTGATGACTACTTCTATGGCGTCTCCACTTTCCAAGTTGGTACTGCAGTTGTGGGCAAACGCAAGGATGACGTCGAGGTGTCTGGGCTGCATTATGACTATCAGTGTGCCTGGCCGCATTTGCCCGGTCCGGATGATCTAAAGAAGCTCACGGGCAAGATAGAACCTGTAGTGGCGGGCACTTATGCTTCTTTGCCCAGCATGCCACAGGCCGCAACTTGTAAGGTCTCTTCTAGGAAGCCGACTCCTAAGCGGTACGTGAAGATGCTCACTCACTGGGTCGACTGGCAGGGAGAGATTGCGCCGGCCGCTCGTGCTGGCCGCAGTGAGCGCGCTGCTTCGAGGGAAAGCACGCCGGAACCGGAATTAGAAGAGGGCGACCCGCTGCTAAGTGCAGAGTTTAAGGCTGCGCCTAGGACAGAGCTGACTTCCGACCCGTTCAGCTTCACGTTGGATAGAAACAAACCTAAAGGCGTCGTGCTGTACACAGCACTGAATAATGGCGCCAAGGTGGCTATCCAAAAAGTCGATCCCAAGGGCAACGTGGTCCCCGGGGCAACATTTGAGCTGTACAAAGAGGGCACTCCTGACCAAGCCGAGAAACTTGTGAAAGATAAGGACACTGCGGGTACGTACCTGCCTCTCGAGGAGTTAGATCCGGGCAGTTACTACCTTCTAAACACTAACGGCGGGGCTCATGCCGGCGAACAACTGCCGTTCCCCTACAAGTTCACTGTCGCCTCCGGCGGTAGTGACGGCACTATCACCTTGAGCGAGCAAACCCGCAACAGCGGTTTGGTCCAGCTGTTCACTCCCGATGGCACCAACTCTTCTGGAGGTGCAGATTCGCTTCCTCCAACGGGTAGGTGGACTATCCAGTTAGCTGACGTGAGTGTGGGAAATCTACCGCTGACCGGGGGAGCCAGACCATGGGTAATCCTTGCCGGGTTAGCGCTTCTAGTGGCGGGCGCCGTTAGAGCTTTCAAACAGAAATAA